Below is a window of Musa acuminata AAA Group cultivar baxijiao chromosome BXJ3-11, Cavendish_Baxijiao_AAA, whole genome shotgun sequence DNA.
ATTTCAACACTTGCGGAGAGAAGACTTCAAGTCGCAATCCTTCGATCGATGCGACTACGGGGAGAGAGAGCATCTTGGATTCGTGGATCTCTATTGAACAATCGTATCTAAGCAAGTTATGTGAATATTTGAGTAgctaataaaagaaaaatcaatcgATACAGTtgttatggtaagtaactttttcagccgtgacctcggggtcgacgcggctggttcagggctccaaatggctgGGATCAGACGTGTTAgaactagccccaggatatttaccacaagataattttggcaacacaacaaagacaataaagcggaaagataaaagcgacaagaacaaacaaaacaccagaacaccagatatacgtggttcggtcaattgactttgacctacatccacggaagaaagaggagcaaattactactataaaagagggacacttacaaatgccttaggaagatgttcctaggccataaaacaccttcagcttactaaacaagaattAACCGaaaccgtaagcaggttttcttgtggtgcctcttgtgctgcctgtggtacatctgacttcaaagcccaggcccttatttatagttccaagacgagacaacaagtctaattttcccgatgtgggactatgggacttgccaaactaacaaatctccaccttggcatgtcccaacaaaacttgctccaccttcttcacaaaagccctaatgggcaatcaccaacaatgaacacaaaCCAAGTCCaaacactgcttgaacttgtaaaccggaagaggcttcgtaaacatatcaactggattgtccttcgtatgaattttctgaacaaggacctttctctcagcaatcaaccacttagcggaattatcaaaagaaactgcatctgaataggtagtaggctcaccaacttcacttgtctcttttgcaacagacaaagcatatgcaaccaaatctgcatacctttgtggtggtcgaatatttctccgtggtctatccttggctatggaatattgctcttcctctggatcatctacgtcagtagactcgggaccacctactagcattctttgagtagaagagttcaacttaaaagaatctgaactaccaatctcaagctccacctgcttctgcgcactatcatttgtacaactagtagaatcctctttggaagataatataaataattcatcaaaagtaacatctctactgattataaattttggggatttgagatcaggacaccataatctgtatcctttcaccccaaaagcatacccaaggaaaatatactttttagcccgaggctctaattttccttcatttacatgcatgtatgctgggcacccaaaaattttaaaatcagaataatcagcaggagtacttgaccaaacttcctctggagttttaaagttaagtgctgcagaaggagcgcggttgacaacgtaacaggccatattaatcgcctctgcccaaaagtcttttgtcaaccctgcatttgagatcatacacctcgctctctccaagagtgttctgttcatacgttcggccacaccattttgctgaggcgtcatcctaacagtgcgatgccgaacgattccttcatttttgcaaaattcttcaaagtcaccttcacaaaattccatgccattatctgttcgaagccgcttaatctgtttacatgtttgcttctcaatcaaagccttccattgtttaaatgttagaaaaatatcatttttatgcttcagaaaataaacccaaactttcctagaataatcatcaatgaaagtcaacatatacctagcaccacccttagactgaacttgagctggaccccaaaggtctgaatgaatatagttaagagtacctttcgttttgtgaactgtcggagaattgaagctgactcttttctgctttccaaaaatgcagtgttcacaaaagtccagtggcccagtactctgtccgcaaagtagacctcttttgctcaatatgctcaaacctttttcgctcatatgacccaaacgcatatgccataatttggtgatgtcagaatcagacaatgatgatgacgaaactgcaactgaacttgtgacagtagttccctgcagaatatacaagctaccagacctacaagctttcataacaataagggcatttctagaaactttcataactccaccttcagctgtgtatttacacccaagagcttctagggtgcctaaagagatgagattctttttcaaatcaggaacatgtctaacattagtgagcgtcctcacaataccatcatgcattttaattcgaattatgcctctaccaacaacatcacatgcggcattattgtccatcaaaacaattccaccattacaagattcatatgtggaaaacaaatccctattgggacacatgtgataagaacaacatgaatctaaaatccattcatttttagactttgtcctgtcatcagtagcaaagaaaatatttccaaaattctcatcagaagctacactagcttcagcggacttagtagttttctcaacaattttttccttttgctttaatttatttttcaatttaaagcaatcagatttaatgtgccccattttatgacaatatctgcattccaaatttctatgtctggatttagatctagatttagatctactactgtcaaattctcttttatccattttatccctgacaaccagaccctcagcctgatttcctctactttccccagtgatatctctgtctatttgctccttagattttagtacagatttaatttcctgatacgaaactgtttcttttccataaatcaaaatatcacggaaatgcttaaaagattggggaagagaacacaagagcaacaaagccttatcctcatcatcaatttttgcatctatattctccaaatccataaccaaagaatcaaacttatcaagatgcgagagtatagttgtaccttcaaccatccgaagcatatacagactctgcttcaagtagagacgattctccactgtcctcttcatgtacaaggctttaagtttgtcccacatgctcttagccgtagtctccgtagctacctcccgtaaaacctcgtcagagaggtttagaatgatgctggatcgggccttcttatccatacccgcaagatcttcctttgacgtaccatctggaatgttctcagcaccctgaagtgccaaatcaactccgtcttgaaccagaatggcctccatcttgagttgccacatgccgaagttgacatttctgtcgaatttctcaacaacaatctttgttattgtcattgttgccaaaaaatcccagaaccaggctctgataccagtttgttagagctagccccaggatatttaccacaagataattttggcaacacaacaaagacaataaaacggaaagataaaagcgacaagaacaaacaaaacaccagaacaccagatatacgtggttcggtcaattgactttgacctacatccacggaagaaagaggagcaaattactactataaaagagggacacttacaaatgccttaggaagatgttcctaggccataaaacaccttcagcttactaaacaagaattAACCGaaaccgtaagcaggttttcttgtggtgcctcttgtgctacctgtggtacatctgacttcaaagcccaggcccttatttatagttccaagacgagacaacaagtctaattttcccgatgtgggactatgggacttgccaaactaacaagacGTGGCTCCCCTTGGGATGTTGTGGTGGCTGATGCAGGGGGTCTGGCTGGAAAGTTCTGCGACGCCAAGTGGATTCGGCAGCGGTcgagttcctgcacacaggtcgggtcggttgctcgacccgacccctccgacgatcaagtcaatgaTGCGGAGAGGAGTTTTTGAGTGAGATTGTCCCCCTTGCCCGTTGGGAGCCAGGGGttatttataagtgggtttgatgttacctgatgtgtcaTCCTACCGGAgtagggtcgtacctctgatggcgtctatcgtcgtcgtgggcgttgcgtggaaggccgagctgccgcagggcatGGGGGAtgtcagtcagcgccttcccctgcctcggccgGCCATGAGGGGTCAGCCGAGGGGGTTGTTTAGGTACGGTGGGTATGGGTGCGTGTTGTGTCGTCGTTAATGCTCGTTCTGGGGCAGTGCGCCGCACAGGGTGTCTGACgtaggggtgtattacgtcaaatccggggtgttatgtcatatcagttttttacccctatcaacagTAATTtaggataaaaatatattaaatattttacttaagTTTATTAAATTTAATGATCGATAAAAAATAAGTGTTAATCTTGAGGGATTGATTACCTTAATGAGAGGACTCTCTCAACTTATCTCTATCTATCTGCATCTTTTGTTCCGTATCTTCTTGAGTTCATCTCAATTAATATCATTTTCAATTCTTTCAATTAATTATAGTTATCTTATACAAGTACAAAGGTATACATGACTAAAATTTTTTCACATAACAGTTTAATCTAACAATGTATGTTTATTCATTATTTTGCGGAAACAATTAGATCATCATTTTCACCGAAACATAAACAAATTAAATTTCAAAAAAGCACTTCTTTGGCACATTTCAAAATACATAATAGAGGAAATCAGCACAACAGCATACGCCTTTATGATCGAACGTAGCAATATCAGAAAAAGATGAAGCAAACAAACAAAATGCATCGTATAATAGGAGACGACTTTGTGCCCACTAGTTCACCACTCTGCAGTAGCTGCGTATCTCGCCTTGGTCACCGGTGAGGACACCAATTTTGCCCATCTTCACCATGGCAGCTGCGAACTTCTGCTTGAAGAGCACAGAACTGCCTGCGAACTGCCTCACCTTTCCCGCGGTAGCAGGCGTGGACATGAGGGTCTGGTCGGAGGTGAAGAGGCCGCGGTTATCGAGgaggttgctgtagtagctggtgTCGAACGTGAGAGGGCTGGGTGGATCCatgtccacctcgttgttgctccCCGGAGGGCATTCCATCTTCAGCTGGTAGGCATACTTGGGGTTCAAGGTTGGGTCGGTGCTCGCCTTCCGGCTGAAGTTGTACAGCCTGTTGGAGACTGTAGGACAGTGCGCTACGCCGATGGTATGTGCTCCTGCATACGACGTTGCAATCTCCTCAGGATGCATGGCTTTTGCATGCCTCGACCACAAATAGGGACTTAATATTGCTTCTGATTTATTACCTGAGAGTGTGATCATGACATCCTGGCTCAACCCTTTCGAGGCAAATGAATTAGTGAGTTGTTTTAGGTTAAACGTCGGAGGTGGGAGATCGATGGTGTCGCTTGATCTGGAGATCATTCCATCTCTTCTGCCTGCTGGGACCGGGTAGGATGTTCCTCCGTACTGCACGCATGACACCGTTTCAATTCCAAGTTACACAACTTTCACGAAATTCTGCATGAACTATAAGTTTCACGTTGAAGAACAGTAAGGTAAGCTAAAAGTCAAAGAAGGCAACGTCTTGGACTTAGGTTTGTCTTTTCCTTATCATCGTAAGAGTTTTAGAGTCGAAGAACGTTACATGTGCAACACTGTCTCTGGCGGCGAATGCAAGAATGTCTGCACATGAGACTATCCCTTCGCAGACTTTCTCTAACTTTTTCTTGGCCTTGTCGATAACTTGAAATGCTTCATCTTCAAGGGTTTGGTTGGGGATCGCATCCTTCTCCGCGGTATTTTTCTTGGTCGAATCAAGAAGAATCGAACCATCACAACCCTGATATGATCACAGAGACAAATCGCATTTACTTAATCCCCATCCAATGTGCTGAACTTAAGACTTATAAGAATTTGCATAGTTAACAATCTGATGCAGATAACCAAAGTAATAGCAGATGATCAAGGTGTCAAGCAGCTAACTAACCCTCACGAAACAGTCATGGAAGTGCATCCTGAGAAGGTCAGCTCCAATGCCAGCATCGGCCTTGAGAGCCTTTTGAAGCTCCTTCTTGACAATCACTTCAGCTTTAGGGCAGCTATAGGAGTAGAACCCAACTCTGAGATGGGCTTCTGTCCCGATTGCGCTCAAGCATAGGGCCACAACGATAGCTAGCAACATCTCTCCTCTTCTGAAAGCCATCTCCCTCACTGTCTTAATCAGCTCAGATGTGTGCTTCGCTGCAGCAAGGTCTTCCATGGCATCCCTATTTATAGCCAGGGGAAGTAAGAGAAACCAGTTGACCCCATGCAAAGCTGGGAAGGATATCTGCTGCAAAAGACTactccaccgccaccaccataCGAATGGTAAACGAATCACTGACTGACAAGTGTCTGAGCATAACGTGGGGCCGTGTTTAGGAACGAGACTTATGTGTGAGGCGCTCGATTGCTGTCTTGTTCTTAGCTTCTTTTCCAAGGAAAGATCATGTGCACCTTCGACGTGCAGGCTTGTTGCGAAGGAAGAATATAATTCATATGATCTTACGTTCCAACTTTTAGACAGCCAAAAACCATACAGTTTGGCAGATTTATACAGTATCTGATCGTGTGGAGAACACATCGATATAGAAACGAACAGTTGACCTAAAAAAATGCTTATTTTACAAGTATACATGGTCAATGATCCGcttgaagaagaaagaataaatACGAGTAGATGTCTTCACTACTAACTTCCCACGCGAATCGGAACCAAATTGCGCGTTTGACGAATTAATAGCGAGAGGCGCTGTTCTTTATTCAGATTTGTTTGGGAGGCGAGGAAGTTCTCAGCATTAGTGTGTGGGAGACAGATCGATATGGCTGTCGTGCCAACCATTACCAGAGTCGCCCGGAAGATGCGTGCAGCAACAGTGTTTAGAGGGCCTCGAATTCAACGCATGCATTATTCTAACATTGGGTCAGAGTTTCGTGGAACAGCTCATTGCCCTACGTGGAATCAGTATGACCTTAATGTTAGAGAGCCGTATGTTCCTTGAGAATGTTTGCAGAACCATTTAACAGTCAGAATGGGAActtgtaaaaatattattttaataagtgataaaagtaaaaaagtgtgaagaaaatgttttttttatgaatgtTTGCAGATCCACGTACATGCGTCCACAGGGATCCTGCGGGCTTATAATCGTCCTTTTATGAATGGTTTCAGAGTTCAGTCGTTGGCCATGCCCGACTGGCCCTTGTGCTTGCAGTAGGAAACAATCTTTAAGAGGCCTCATTAATGGAACATATATTGCTCTCCTTTCTTATTTCTGcagttgcctctctctctctctctctctctctctctctctctctctctttgttttgttttttcccCCTTCTTAAATTCCGGTATctgtttgaatgcatcttcttcactCCATTTATGCATTGTGGTTTCTCGTTTCTCGATTCATATCGCTTATATGGTAGTGCAAAGTTTGACGTGGTTATTATTATCATTGACCCTAAAATTTCAAGAGCCGTAAACGGGACTTAATCCGAAAAATTGTAGATTACCTTCCCAACCTTCAGATCTAAAGTTCGAGAATGCAAGAACAACCCATCGGCTGATACAGTAAAACAAACAGTAGAGGAGCCTCTGCTAGCTGCATCCTGATGTCTCACAGGCCTGCAGCACAAGTGGCGTATATCAATTAGAGCTGCAGACTCGAACGAGAGTAACAAAGCATGGGAAACTAGAGACAAAAAGGAAAACAGCAAGCAGCGAAAAAGGTGGCCCTGAGGAAGACGAGCGAGCTGCGTGTTGCAGAAGCTTGCCCAAGAGTTAGGTGGCGAGAGTACCGCTACAGTTTCTCCCTCCCTTCTCTGCTAGCTGCCATGGCTTTTGGGGGTGGGGACGCCGGACGGGCGGCGGAGTCGAGCACCTGCATGCCTCTCGTGGCCTGAGGCGGGCTCGCACTCCCACCAAGCGAGCTGCTGCTCTGATGCATGCACTTCGTGCCTCGTTGCTTTCACGCCGTTCTGGTGTAAGCTCCAACCCCCCTGCGCTGGCTTTACAGCCCTCCTTTGATGGTTACGTATTAAACGCGGGCTACGAGGCGGGAGCGTAGCGGCCCTGCGCCTTTTTCTTGTTGGCATCATTCATCCTTCTTGGAAGGAGCTAACCAATGATGTGCATCTGTAGTTGGGTTGTTGGGTGGGGCCCTCATACTAAGTAAGAGAATCATGGATAATATGGTAATTTCAATTTATATTTTCAGGCCTCAAGAAATATAAATCTTGTGCCTGGACGGATTTGGTGGCCCAAAAAAGCCCAAAAAGATCACAACTTGCCCGAAATTGACTGTTCCCGGCCCCATCTGCGGCTGATCTGCATCTGATCGAGCACGTGTCCACCTTACCTTGATTGGTCCCTGCTATCTCGACCAATGATTGATCGACACGATTCATCAAGAAGCATCGTGACGTGTCAATTCACGAGAGGAGGGGCCTAGAGAGTGATTGACCCTGACGTCTTCGAAATGACCTCACGAGGCATCTTCGAAGTAGATGGGCTGTTCTTAATGGAGATCCGATCCGTTTACGAACGATTAGCAGGCCTGGCGTCCGTTAAGCCCAGCAAGAAATGGTTGCTTCTGCTCTTACGCATGAGGATTACCTGTTATATATATTACATTTTTCTTATTTGATCAGAAAAGACTAATCGAGCATTTTGAGAATTCCATCTTACATGTGTTAACTATGCATCGTTCATTTTATGACCTGAGATTATGGATTCAGTGTCCTAAACAACGGAT
It encodes the following:
- the LOC135652246 gene encoding peroxidase 5-like, whose translation is MAFRRGEMLLAIVVALCLSAIGTEAHLRVGFYSYSCPKAEVIVKKELQKALKADAGIGADLLRMHFHDCFVRGCDGSILLDSTKKNTAEKDAIPNQTLEDEAFQVIDKAKKKLEKVCEGIVSCADILAFAARDSVAHYGGTSYPVPAGRRDGMISRSSDTIDLPPPTFNLKQLTNSFASKGLSQDVMITLSGAHTIGVAHCPTVSNRLYNFSRKASTDPTLNPKYAYQLKMECPPGSNNEVDMDPPSPLTFDTSYYSNLLDNRGLFTSDQTLMSTPATAGKVRQFAGSSVLFKQKFAAAMVKMGKIGVLTGDQGEIRSYCRVVN